From one Nycticebus coucang isolate mNycCou1 chromosome 14, mNycCou1.pri, whole genome shotgun sequence genomic stretch:
- the LOC128565610 gene encoding olfactory receptor 52A5-like, with amino-acid sequence MLKQNGTVFRPPVLTLVGIPGLESVQFWIGIPFCAMYIIALFGNSLLLVVIKAESSLHEPMYIFLAMLGATDIVLSTSILPKMLGIFWFHLEQIYFDACLLQMWFIHTFQCIESGILLAMALDRYVAICDPLRHAAIFTHQLLINIGIGVTLRAGLLAAPCVILIKCRLKFYLTTVISHSYCEHMAIVKLAAEDVHINKIYGLFVAFSILGLDIICITLSYIRIFITVFNLPQKEARLKAFNTCIAHIVVFLEFYALGFFSFFTHRFKFHIPSYIHILLSNLYLLVPPLLNPIIYGVKTKQIRDGVSKIFFPKSVS; translated from the coding sequence ATGCTCAAGCAAAATGGGACAGTCTTCAGGCCTCCGGTGTTGACACTTGTTGGCATCCCTGGCTTGGAATCTGTGCAATTCTGGATTGGAATTCCTTTCTGTGCCATGTATATCATTGCTTTGTTTGGTAATTCCCTGCTCCTGGTCGTCATCAAAGCTGAGAGCAGCCTCCATGAACCCATGTACATCTTCCTGGCAATGCTTGGAGCAACAGACATTGTCCTCAGTACCTCCATCCTACCTAAAATGCTAGGAATATTCTGGTTTCATTTGGAACAGATATACTTTGATGCCTGTCTCTTGCAGATGTGGTTCATCCACACATTCCAGTGTATCGAGTCAGGTATTTTGCTGGCCATGGCTCTGGACCGCTATGTGGCAATCTGTGATCCTCTGAGACATGCAGCCATTTTTACTCACCAACTTCTCATTAATATTGGGATTGGGGTGACACTTAGAGCAGGCCTTCTTGCAGCTCCATGTGTTATCCTCATCAAATGCCGACTGAAATTCTACCTGACTACCGTGATCTCCCATTCATACTGCGAGCATATGGCCATTGTGAAGTTGGCAGCAGAAGATGTTCATATCAATAAAATCTATGGTTTGTTTGTAGCTTTCAGTATACTTGGACTGGATATAATATGTATCACTTTGTCCTACATTCGAATATTTATAACTGTCTTTAATCTTCCTCAAAAGGAAGCTAGGCTAAAGGCCTTCAACACCTGCATCGCCCACATTGTTGTCTTCCTTGAGTTTTATGCCCTGggtttcttctccttctttacACATAGGTTTAAGTTCCACATTCCATCCTACATTCATATTCTTCTGTCAAACCTTTACCTACTTGTTCCACCTTTGCTCAATCCTATCATATATGGAGTAAAGACCAAACAAATTCGCGATGGAGTATCTAAGATCTTCTTCCCTAAGagtgtttcttga